DNA from Mesorhizobium sp. DCY119:
GCAATCGGCACAACGGTCGCGAGAATCGAGCCGATGAGCGCCGGCGGAAAAGCCGAAAGCGACGGCACCGTGCCGCAGACGAGGCCGGTCAGCACGATAACCGTGAAGGAAAGCACGATGGGTGCCTCGGGAAGGAAACCGGCCCAGCCGAGCGCGCCCCACAACAGGCCCGATACCCATGAAAAGCTTGCTGCCAGCCATGCCCATCGCATGATCGAGCCGGCATCTCTTTTGCTGCTGAAAAATCGACGGGAGGCAAGAACGCGTATGGCGGTGAGCAGATAGAGCGCGCCAAGCCACCCGGCCAACCAATTCGCGGAAACGGCGTTCCTCAGCACGTATACGGCCGCGAGAGAAATGACGATGTTGGAGATGACCACGCCGTAGGAGTTGCGATACAGAAGCTCGATGAGCGCCTGGCGTATCTTGTCTTCCTGCATCAGGCTCCTCCAAGCGCCGCGCGAACATCGTCCGAACGGTCCTTACCCAAAAACGATTGATCTATAGGCAACTTGTTTCCCATAAGTTGGCGCCCAGGGAATTTCCGCTGACCAAATGATTCGCCCGCTCACCGCCATTCTTGCCGACGACCATGCCATTGTCCGTGAAGGACTGAAGCTGCTCATCTCGGCGATGGAAAATGTGTCTGTCGTTGCCGAGGCGGCGGACGGCGAGTCTCTGCTGGGCCATGTGCGCGGCACACGCGCCGACTTGCTGATCCTCGATCTCGGCATGCCGGGCGTTGCCGGAATCCAGTTCATCTCCGACATAAGGGCTCTTGCGCCCCGAATGAAGATCCTGGTCCTGACGGCCAATATCGAGCCGAGAACGGTGCGTGCTGCCCTCGATGCCGGCGCCAGCGCCTATCTGACCAAGGACGGCGACCCGGAGGAACTTGGCGCAGCCATCGAAGCGGTGAAGAACGGCGGAACCTATCTGGCGCAGACCGTTCGCTTCGCAGTCAGCGAGCCGGCTCGAAACAGCAGGCCGCAGCCGGCGCAGGAAATGCTGTCGCCAATCCCGCTGACGCGGCGCGAGCATCAAATCCTCACGCTGGTGGCGCAAGGCATGACCGCGCGGGAAATTGCAGAGCGGCTGGGCATCAGTCCCTTGACCGCCCGCAAGCACCGGGAAAACCTGATGCGCAAGCTCAATCTCCATAGTGCCGCCGAACTGACCGCCTACGCGGTTCGCCTGGGACTACCCGCCGGCTGACAGGATCGTGCGGGGCTCGCAATTCCGGTAGCATTCTCTTAACCATCAACTGACTATCGCAGAGCGACGGCCGTTCAAATACGGCATCTGCCGTATGTCTTCCTCCCGGAGCCGAGCCTATTCCTCCCGCGGCTGAAACATGTGGGAGGAGCCATCATGCCGTCGCTGGATCTGTGGATTCCGTTTGCCATCGCAACGCTTGCCTTCGCTTGCGTGCCGGGGCCTGCAATTCTCTATATGACCGCGCAGACTCTCGCCCATGGCCGCCAGGCAGGTTTGATGGCGGCACTTGGCGTTCATCTCGGCTGTTACGTGCATATCATAGCAGCGGCAGTGGGGCTCGCCGCGCTGATGGAGCATGCGCCGGTCGTTTTTTCGATTATCCGGTTTGCGGGCGCGGCTTACCTCATCACGCTCGGCCTTGCCATGTTCCTCGGTTGGAACCGCACGGGCGGGGATGGTTCCCGGCCGGCGCCGAACACATTTCGTGACAGCATGGTCGTTGAAATCCTCAATCCCAAGACCGCGCTGTTCTTCCTGACCTTCCTGCCGCAATTCGTAGACCCGTCGGCCACCATTCCCGTCGGACTGCAATTCCTCATTCTCGGCATCATCGTCAATCTCATCTTCTCGATCGCCGATGTCGCCGCGGTCGGCATCACCTCACTCGCGCTTGGCCGGGTCGCAGCCGGCGGGGCAGGGTGGATGGTCCCCAAAACCTGCGGCACGATCCTCATCGGACTGGGCGTAGCGCTCGTCAGCCATCATGTCTGATCGCGCAAATGTCGGGCTTTCCGGCCCGAAATACGGCATCTGCCGTATTGTTCGGACGCGCGGCGTCGCGATAATTTCGCTCCGTCTTTTCAGCGAATTCCGCCTTTCATTTCATCTATCGCATGCGGTGCCGATGTTGCCGCAAGGTTGCCTCGGAGTTACCCCATGAACAGCCGAAATCGCAGCGCGAGCCATATTGCCGCGCTTCTCTTGTCGACTGCGCTTTGCGGCAGTTTTTCCGGCATCGCCAGCGCTCAGACCGCAGGCGACCCGGCCAGTCCGGAGACGTGGAGAACGCCGGAATATCTCGCGCAATGGGGGCTCGATTTCATCTACGCCGCCGAAGCCTACGCGAAGGGGCTTGATGGCAGTGGCGTGCTGGTGGGACTGATCGATGGTGGTCTTGACATAAATCATCCTGAATTTGTGGGCCGCTATGTCGAGGGTGTCACTTTCGATCCATCGTATCCCTGGAACGTGGACGCGGAGGACCACGGCACTTCAGTTGCATCCATTATTGCCGCCAATCGCGATGGAGTCGGCATGCATGGCGTGGCTCCCGGAGCAACGATCGTTTCTGCCAACAGGTACGGCGGAGACGAATATGGCGATCTTTATGGCATCTCGATGCTCGTCGATCGCGGAGTGCGCATCTTCAACAACAGCTATGCGTTTTTACGCCCCACTACGGACCTTACCTTCGAAGAAGTGGAGAGCGACTTTGAACGTGAGCTTCCGGTTTATCGTCGTGCTGTTGCCGAAGGAGCTCTTTTAATATGGGGCACGGCAAATGAAGGGTGGAGCCAACCGGCCATAACCGCGGGCCTGCCCTTCTATTTTCCCGAACTGGAGTCCGGCTGGTTGGCTGTCGCCGCGGTTGCGCCCAACAACATATCGAGTTGGTCGAACCGTTGCGGCGTCGCCATGAACTGGTGTCTGGCAGCGCCCGGCGGCGGCGACGGCTGGGGGTGGAACGACAGCAGCGGCCAATGGGTCTGGATAGGCGACCGGGACGACATTTTGGTTGCCAACGCAGGTGGTGGGTACAGCAAGGAGTGGGGCACGTCATTGGCTGCACCGTTTGTAGCCGGCACTGCCGCACTGGTTGCGCAAATGTTTCCTTACATGACCATGGAGCAAGTGCGCCAGGTTTTGCTCGGCACGGCCTGGGATGTCGGCGCGCCCGGTGTCGATGAGATCTTCGGCTACGGCCTGCTCGATGCCGGCAAGGCGGTGCTCGGACCCGGCAAGTTCGATTGGGGCGACTTCCATGCCGTGATCGACGAAGGCAAAAGCACTTGGGAAAACGACATCACCGGCAATGGCGGGCTGATTAAGTCTGGTGACGGCGTGCTTGTTCTCACCGGCGACAGCACCTATCGCGGCGACACCCGCATCGCCGGCGGCGTGCTTGCCGTCAGCGGCAGCATTGCATCCGATACTTTCATCGATCCGGCCGGCACGCTCTCCGGCACCGGCACGATCTTCGGCGATGTGGACAACCGCGGCGCGGTCTATGCCGGCTGGAACCGCGACGGCGGCACGCTCACCATCGACGGCAACTATCGCCAGCGCGAGAACAGCTGGCTGGTCGTTGAACTCGGCGCGCCAGACGGCACGAGCCGTCTCGACGTTACAGGCACGGCCACGATCGAGGGCGGGTCGGTCGATGTCGCGTTCGAGCCCGGCGCCTATCGTGGCGATGCCCGCCACACGATCCTGTCTGCCGATGGCAGCGTCACCGGACAGTTCGCGGACGTCTGCAACTGCTACGCCTTCCTCGATTTCGATCTCACCTATGATCCGACGAATGTTTATCTCGACGTAGCGCGTAACAGTGTCGCCTTCGCCGATGTCGCCACCACCCGCAATGGCGCGGCGGTGGCCGGCGGCATCGAAAGTCTCGGCGTGAACAGCCTTTTCTACGGCATCATCACGACCCTGAACGAAGAGGAAGCAGCCGTCGCCTTCAACCAGCTTACCGGCGAGGTTCATGCCTCGCTTGCCGGCACGCTCGTCACACAAAGCAACCTCATCAGTGATGCGGCTTCGTCGCGCTTGCGCGCCGCCTTTGCCGATGCGGGTGCGCCGGCACTGCCGGTCATGGCTTATGGCCCGGACGGGCCGGAACTCGCGCCTGCCACGACCGATCGTTTCGCGGTCTGGAGCCAGGTGCTCGGCGCCTGGGGCGAACGCGACGGGACGGACAATGCGGTAGGGCTGGAGCACTCCATCGGCGGCGTGCTGTTCGGCGGCGATGCGGCTGTTGGCGACGCCTGGCGGCTCGGCGTGCTCGGCGGCTACAGCCAGACCACATTCGAGAGCCGGCAGACATCCTCGTCAGGTTCCTCGAAGAACATCCACCTCGGCCTTTATGCCGGCGCCGAATGGGGCGCTGTCGCCCTGCGGACGGGCGCTGCCTACACATGGCACGACATCGAAACCCGGCGCGCGCCTCGTTTCAGCAGCTATTTCTATGATTTCGACGGCAGGCCCACCGCCAGCTACGACGCGGGCACCGCGCAGGTCTTCGGTGAACTCGGCTATCGCCTGTCCGCCGGCAATCTCCGCCTGGAACCTTTTGCCGGACTGGCGCATGCAAGCGTCAGGTCGGACGGCTTCGCCGAAACAGGCAGCGGGATGGGCCTCGTTTCCGCAGCGTCCACCATAGATGTCACCTTCACGACGCTCGGCGCACACGCCGCTACCGACTTTGCCATCGGAAGCCTCGGCGCAACCGCCCGCGGCATGCTGGGCTGGCGGCACGCCTTCGGCGACACCGTGCCGACCTCCGCCTTCGCCTTTGCCGGCGGCACGCCTTTCGCGATCGAGGGTCTGCCGATCGCCACGGACGCACTCGCGATCGAAGCCGGACTGGATCTCCAGATCGCGAAATCAGCAACGCTCGGCTTCGCCTATGCCGGCCAGCTTGCCAGCAAGGCACAGGACCACAGCTTCAAGCTCGACCTAGCCGTGAGGTTCTGATCCCTATCGACCTGAAGAGCTTCAGTTTTTCAGGTCAGGACGGCGATTTCAGAAGTAATTGTCAGTGGGTCGCCGCTGCATCATTTCTTTGATCGAGGAGTTGACCCGCAATCCGCGATTGCGGCGCAGCTCATTGCTGGCAACTGTGCTTGTCTCGTGGGCAGGCACTTGCTTTGCGGCTGTCTTGCTATTTAAATCGATATAACTTGCAAAGGTCACATGAGGAGTGTCCGATGGAAAGCATAGCAGGCAGATTGTCCTACCTTTCCATCAAGTGCCGAAGAAGACCGTTATGGCGCCTTGCGCTTGGTGGTTTGCTGGGCCTGACCTTCAGCCTGTCCGGCAGTGCCTTCGCCCAACAGCCGCCGCCGCCAACCGTAACGGTCGCCAAGCCTGTAGTGCGCGATATCGTCGAAGACGATGAATTCGTCGGGCGTTTCGATGCAATCGACGATGTCGCGATCCGCTCGCGTGTGGCCGGCTACCTGGCGGACATACATTTCCGCGACGGCCAGATGGTGGCGAAAGGCGATCCGCTTTTCACCATAGACCAGCGCCCTTACCAGGCCGCCTTTGACGCGGCGAAGTCGCAGGTGGATGTGGCGACGAGCCTGCTCGAATTCTCCAAGATGCAGCTCGACCGGGCCGAGCAGCTGGCTAAGTCCGGCAATCTTTCCGCCTCCACGCTCGATGACCGCCGGCGCGAGTTCCTCTCCGCGCAGGCCCAGCATCAGGGCGCCGAGGCCGCATTGCGCACCGCCAGCCTCAACATGGAATTCACCGAGATCAAATCGCCGCTATCGGGCCGCATTGGCCGTAGGCTGGTCTCGCAGGGCAATCTCGTCCAGCCGGACTCGACCCTGCTCACCACCATCGTCGCGCTTGACCCCATCGACTTCTATTTCGACATCGATGAGCGGGCCTACTTCTCCTATGCCCGCGATGCGCGTCAGCGCGGCGGCTCCATTCAGGAAGGGGGAGGCGGCATCGACGTTTCGGTTCGGGTGGCCGACCAGAACGAGGCCGCCGTCAAAGGCAAGCTGGACTTTGCTGAGAACCGGCTGGACGAGGCGACCGGCACGATGCGCGCCCGCGCCCGCTTCGACAATAAGGAGGGGATGCTGCAGCCGGGCATGTTCGGCCGCATCAATGTGCCGGGTTCGTTGCCGCATCCCGGCGTACTGCTGCCGGACGAGGCGATCGGCGCCGACCAGAACCGCCGCATCGTCTTTGTTGTCGACCAGGCGGGGCTGGTTTCCACAAAGCCGGTCCGCACCGGCCCGCGCATCGACGGCTATCGTGTTATTCGCGAAGGCCTGACGGGCGATGAAACCGTCGTGGTCAATGGGCTCGTGCGTGTGCGTCCGGGCGTCACCGTCAAGCCCGAAGCGATCACCTTGCCGCCCAAGGCCGAAGGGCAACCGCAATGAGGTTCTCTCATTTCTTCGTCGACCGCCCGATCTTCGCAGCGGTCCTTTCGATCGTGCTCCTGATCGTCGGCGGTATCGCCTACACGCAGCTTCCGGTCGCCCAGTATCCCGAGATCGCCCCGCCAACGATCGTGGTGCGCGCCGCCTATCCCGGCGCGGACGCCGAAACAGTTGCAGCTACCGTCGCGACGCCGATCGAGCAGGAAATCAACGGCGTCGAGAACATGCTCTACATGTCGTCCTACTCGTCGGAAACCGGCGCGATGGCATTGACCATCACCTTCGAGATCGGCACCGACCTCGATCAGGCTCAGGTGCTGGTGCAGAACCGCGTCTCGGTGGCCGAGCCGCGCCTGCCGGAAGAGGTGCGGCGGCTCGGTGTGACGACCGCCAAGAGTTCGCCCGACCTCATGATGGTCGTGCACATGCTGTCGCCGGACGACACCTACGACCAGCTCTATGTCTCGAACTATGCGCGAACGCGCATTCGCGACGTGCTGTTGCGACTGGACGGCGTCGGCGACGTCATCATCTTCGGCGAACGCGAATATGCGCTGCGCATCTGGCTCGACCCTGAGAAACTGTCGGCATATGGCATGACGGCCGGCGATGTGGTCGAGGCATTGCGCGAGCAGAACGTGCAGGTTTCCGGCGGTTCGATCGGCGCGCCACCGGTCACCGGCGGATCGGCCTTTCAATATACGGTGACGACGCAAGGGCGCTTCAATGATGCCCGTGACTTTCGTTATGTCATCGTCAAGTCGACAGAAGGGCGCCTGATCTCTCTGGAGGATGTGGCGCGCATCGAACTCGGCGCCAAGGACTATGTCACCAATTCCTATCTCAACGGCAAGCAGGCGGTGGCGCTGGGCATTTTCCAACGGCCCGGAACGAATGCGCTGGCGGCGGCCGACGAGATCCAGAAAACCGTTGCCGATCTGGCGGCGGATTTCCCGAAAGGCCTCGCCTACGAGATTGTCTACAACCCGACCGAGTTCATCGCCGAGTCGATCAACGAGGTCTACAAGACGATCGCCGAAGCGATCCTGCTGGTCGTCATCGTCATCATCGTCTTCCTGCAATCCTGGCGCATGGCGATTGTGCCCATCGTGGCGATTCCGGTGTCCTTGATCGGCACATTGGCATTCCTTTATGCCTTCGGGTTCTCGCTCAACATGCTCACGCTCTTCGGGCTCGTGCTGGCGGTCGGCATCGTCGTCGACGACGCAATCGTCGTGGTCGAGAATGTCGAGCGCAACATCGCGCTCGGGCAGACGCCGCGGCGCGCTGCCCACCGAACGATGGACGAAGTCGGCACCGCTGTGCTTGCGATCTCGCTGGTGCTGATTTCCGTCTTCGTGCCGACGGCATTCATCCCCGGCATTTCAGGCCAGTTTTATCTCCAGTTCGCCATCACCATCGCGGTCTCGACGGCGATCTCAGCCTTCAATTCGCTGACGCTTTCACCGGCGCTGGCCGCCACCTTGTTCAAGCCTCACCACAATGGCGAGCATTCAAACTTCATCCTGGCCCGGTGGGGCCGCGCGCTTGCGGACGGCTTCAACAACGGCTTCGACAAGCTTTCGCATGGCTATGCCAAGCTGGTGCATCTGCTCGTCGGTTCGTGGGCAGCGTTGCTTACGATGCTGCTGGTCTTTGCCGCCTTGATTTACGCCACGGTCTATATGCTGCAGACGGTGCCGCGCGGCTTCATCCCGCAGATGGATCAGGGCTATGCCATCGTCGTGGTGCAACTGCCGGAAGGTTCCTCACTGGGCAGAACCGACGCCGTCGTCCAGAAGGCATCGGAAATCATCAGGAAGACGCCCGGCGTCGCCAATGCCGTTGCATTTGCCGGCTTCTCCGGCGCGACCTTCACCAATGCCAGTAATTCGGGCGTGATCTTTGCCGCCTTCAACAGCTTCGAGGAAAGGCTGAAAGAAGGCCAGTCGTCCGGACAGATCATCGGCAACCTGTATGGCAGCCTGCAATCGATCCAGGAGGCGTTCATCATAGCTCTGCCGCCGCCGCCGGTGCCCGGCATCGGCAATTCGGGTGGCTTCAAGATGATGCTGCAGGAACGCAACAGCGCCGACATGCGGCCGATACTGGCGCTCGCCTATGAGATTGCCGGCAAGGCCAACCAGACGCCGGGTCTGACGGGTGTGTTCACCACTTTCTCGGCCTCCAGCCCGCAGTTCTTCCTGGAGATCGATCGCGACAAGGCCCGCATCCTGAATGTGCCGATCCCCAACATATTCGAGACGCTCTCGATCAATCTCGGCACTGCCTATGTCAATGATTTCAATGCGTTCGGACGTGTTTATCAGGTCCGGGCGCAGGCGGATCAGGCGTTTCGCCTGGAGCGCGACGACATTCTGAAACTGAAGGTCCGATCGGCTACAGGCGCGTTGGTGCCGCTGGGCACTCTGGTGGAGATCCGCGACGTGACCGGGCCGTCGCTGGTGCAGCGCTACAACATGTATGTCTCGGTGCCGGTGCAGGGCAACGCCGCGCCGGGCGTCTCCACCGGTGATGCGCTGAAGGCGATGGAGACGGTTGCAACGCAGACGCTGCCACAGGGAACGTCGTTCGAGTGGACGGAACTTGCCTTACAGGAAAGCCAGACCGGCAACACGGCGATCCTGATTTTCGGGCTGTCGGTGCTGTTCGTCTTTCTTGCGCTGTCAGCTCAATATGAGAGCTGGATCATGCCGTTCGCGATCGTGCTCATCGTGCCGCTCGGCGTGCTGGCGGCACTGATCGGCGTGGCCTTCCGCGGACTGGACAACAACGTGCTGGTGCAGATCGGCCTGGTGGTTCTTGTGGGTCTCGCCGCCAAGAACGCCATCCTGATCGTCGAGTTTGCCCGACAGGGCCAGGAGCGCGGCGCGTCTGCGGTCGAAGCGGCAGTGGAAGCTGCCCGGCTGCGATTGCGGCCGATCCTGATGACCGCCTTCGCCTTCATCCTGGGTGTCGTGCCGCTGATGATCGCCACCGGGCCGGGCGCTGAAATGCGGCAATCACTGGGAACGGCGGTGTTCTCAGGCATGCTTGGCGTGACGATCGTCGGCCTGTTCCTGACGCCGGTGTTCTACGTGACGCTTCGGCGGCTTTTCCCATACCGGAAGCTGGAGGAAGAGGCGGCGGTGGTTCGGGGGGCCGATATCTAAAGCCAGCGGCAGCAATAGTCGGATACGCTTGGTCTTCCAGGATTATCCGCGATGCGGCTCGTTTGGCGAAAATTGACTGAAACAGGGAGAGACGATCGATGTTCTACGCCATCCTGGCTTATCACGAGGAAGGAGTGGTCGAATCCTGGACCGAAGAGGAGGATGCGGCGCTGATGGCTGAACTGCTTCAGGTCAACGATCGCCTCGTCGGGGAAAAGCGTCTGGGCCCAGCCGCACGGCTCGGCCCGACACAGGGTGCCGTGACCTTGCGCGGGGAGGGTGCCGGTTTGGTCACGGACGGCCCCTTTGCCGAGACCAAGGAGCAGTTGCTCGGCTTTTACGTGGTGGATTTCCCGACGCTCGAGGCTGCCGTCGCAGCGGCGCGCGACCTGCGTCGCGCCAATCCGACGGCGGTGTATGAAATCCGGCCGATTTCACTCTATGTCCCCGGTGCGCCGCTGACGGCCTGGGAGGAGAGCTAGCAAGCTTCTCTCACGCGTCCTCGCTATCCGCTCCTTTTCCTGCATCGTCTTCGCTTTTGCCGCGGCGCCAATAGGAGACAATGAGATTTTCTTGCTTACTCAGGCCACGTTCCTTGCGGAGATAGGCGCGGATCGCGCGAAAGGCTTCGAACTCGCATCCCGCCCAAGCGTAGACGGAAGTGCCATCGGCTGGAAACGCTGTGCGTCGCACGGCATCGGCTAGCAATTGCGTGGTGCCTGCCATTGCCCCATTGCGGCAGAGCCATTCGACCTCGATTCCGGCCTTGAAGGAAAGCGGCTGAATTTCACTTTCGTCCGCGACTTCGATGAGCGCCTTGCCCCGTGCATTTTCCGGCAGGTTTTCCAGCATGCGCCCGATTGCCGGCAGCGCGGTCTCGTCTCCGGCAAAAAGGTACCATTCGGCATCGACGAGGCCACCGCCGCCCGGTCCGACGATGCCGACCTGATCGCCGGCCTTTGCGTGTTCGGCGAATGTCGATCCCGGTCCTGCATCGGCATGGATCACGAAATCTATATCGATTGTGCCCGCCGGAAGGTCGAACGAGCGCACAGTGTATTTGCGGAACGAGGGCCGGCGTTCCGGGTCCTGCCACCTGACCAGACCATTGGCGCCGACGCTCGGCCACTGCGGCTCGGTCAGGTCAGGGTGCTGGACCAGTATGTTGAGATGCAACGCGCTCATATTGGTGAGCCGGTCGATATTCGCGCCCGAAAACATGATCCGGCGCATATGTGGCGTCACGTTGCGGACACCGACGATCCGAAGAATCTGGAAGTTGGGTGGGCGTACGAAATCGCCGCCGTCGCCTGTCCATGAGATCTCCGGGGTCTGCGCTCCGGCGAACTCGACGATATGCGAGGCAACCGTCAAGCGGATGAAATAAAGCTCTTCAAGGCTCGCGGCGGTTGCATCGATACGCATAACGTCGGCCTCGTGCGAAAAACGGGCGCGCGAATTGGCGAAACGCACGACGTGTTCGCCATTGCACGCCTCCACGGATGCTCCGTGCTCGACCATATGTTCGCAAAAGGGGGCGATTACCGTTTCAGGGTCGGCAAGAGCGATGCGGGCCTGCGCGACAAATTCCTTCATCACCGAAACTCCCTTTGATCTGTCAGTTATTCTTTGAAATCGAGGCGCGGCGTGACGCATGCGGCACGACACCGTCGACCATGATTTGAAGCCGAGCTTCGGAGCAGCGCTCCACGCGGGACTCGATCTCATAGACCTCGGCCAGCATCGTCGGTGTGACGATTTCGGCTGGCGGGCCGGCGCTATGCAGCGCGCCATGCGCCAGCACGATCATCTCGTCCGCCCATTGAGCTGCGAGCGCCAGATCGTGCAGCACCGCCACCACAATCCGGCCGGCGGCGGCATAATCCTTGACCATGCGCATAACGAAGAATTGCCGGGCCAGATCGAGCGCACTTGTGGGCTCATCCAGGAGCAGGACGGCCGGTTCGCAGGCGATAGCCTGTGCGAGGCTCGCCACCTGCTTTTGCCCGCCGGAAAGCATGTCGAGCCTTTGGGAGGCGAGATAGGAAACGCCGAGCCTTTCCAGGACGCCCAGCGCGCGCTCCTCGATGGGTTGACCGCCATCGCAGGCACCCGTCACCCTCAGTGCGGCGATTATCGTTTCGAGGACGCTCAGCGAAACATTGTCGGGCAGGCTTTGGGGCATGAAGCCGATCATTGTCGCGCGCGGGGCCGGCCGCATATCCATGAGGTCGATCTCGCCCAGCTTTATTTCACCGCGCGCGCTGATCAAATGCGCCATGGCGCGCAGGAGCGTGGACTTGCCTGCGGCATTCGGTCCGACGAGGGCGACGAGCCGTCCGGGTTTCAGCGGTGGCAGGCTGAGTCCTGCGATGACGTTCCGTGCGCCGTAGCCTGCATGAAGATCCCGCACGCTCAGAAAAGCGTTTTCCTTCGCCTTCATCGGCCTGCCCCATACTGGCGCAGCACAAGCACGAAGAATACGGGCAGGCCCACCAGCGCCGTCACGATCCCGATGGGTATCAGCACGCCGGACACGATCATCTTTGAGGCAAGGGAGGCCAGCAGCATGACCAGCGCGCCGACAGCCATACTGGCCGGCAGCAGGAAGCGGTGGTCCTCGCCAACCAGCATGCGCGCAATATGCGGCCCCACGAGCCCGACGAAGCCGATAATCCCCACAAAGGCTACGGCAGTCGCCGAAAGCAGGCTGATACGCAAAAGAGAGGTCAACCGCAGCCGGCCAATATCGACGCCGAGGCTTTGGGCACGTTCTTCGCCGAACCGCAGGACCGTGAGGCGCCAGGAAGCCGCGAATGAAAACGGAGCCGTTGCCGCCAGCACGATGAATACGATCAATGCGCTGTGGCTATCGGCGCGCGCGAGGCTGCCCATGCTCCAGAAAACGAGTTGCTGCAGCGCGTCCGCAGATGCCACGAATTGCAGGAGCGAAAGCAGCGCACCAGCAGAAAAGCCAAGCGCTATGCCGAAAAGGATCAGCGTTTGCGGGCCTGCGCCGCGTATCTTCGCCAGCACGTGGATCAAACCGAGCGAGGCGAGCGCGAACAGGAAGGCATTGGCCGAGATGGTCCAGCCTACGGGAACGAAGGGGAACGACAATCCAAGCACGATGGCAACCGCGGCTCCGAGCGCCGCGCAGGAGGAAACGCCCAGCGTGAACGGTTCTGCCAGCGGATTGCCCAGTATGGTCTGCATCTCCGCGCCTGCCAGCGCAAGGGCCGCGCCCACCAGAAGCGCCATCGCGCTCGTCGGTACACGAACCTGCCATACGATCACGTCGATGCGGCGGGCGACATCGCCAATGCCAAACAGCGCATTGAGCGTCTCCCGGACCCCAAGTCCGGAAGGCCCGACCACGAGGTCGGCAAAGAATGCGACCATGCAGATCGAGACGAGCAGCAGGGTGAGCAGGATGCGGCGGCGTCTCGTCCGGCGGTAATGCAGGATCGCGCTTTGATCAACTGTCGGGCTCATGGCTGTTGGCGGACCGTCTCGTCTTCGAGGCCGATCCAGAACGTGCCTTCGATCGGAACCGCCATGAACCGGCGGTTTATTTCGGCCAGCGTCTCTGCAGGATCGAGTTCGGCGAACAAATCCGGATGCGTCCATTTTGCAAAGCACTCGAGCATAAGCACGTTCAGTGCCGAGATCGAAAGCTGATGCGAGACGGCGAAGGCGCGTCCCTCGCGCACGGCGGTGAGTTCGCCCAGAAGGTGGCGGCCGACCACTGAGCGCAGCGAGGCGCGCGCCGCTTGAGCATCGATCCCGCCGCCGACCACAAGGCCGCCCTGTGCCGCCAGATGCGGCCCTCCCGTGCCGATATAGACTTGCGGATCCACGCCCAATACGTATTCGGCGCTCAGCTGGCCATCATATCCGGGCACCGTGTCGGCGCCGATGCTATGGCCGCCTGCAAGCTGCATAAATTGCGTCAGGCGGTTTTCCGCGCCGGGTGTCGCGCAGCAAAGCGCGCCTGCATGGGCATCGATGATCGCATTCGGGCGCTGCTCGACACCTTCGAGGCGCTCGGCCACGGCCTGGTAGCGCTTCATAACGAAATCGGCAAATTCGCCGGCCTGCACC
Protein-coding regions in this window:
- a CDS encoding ABC transporter substrate-binding protein, producing MVRHPYRLSVKGAAWFSAALARYCLVLLAALFAIAWGGLHDARAEIVLTDATGREVRLAAPATRIVTNESLLLLSLALIDPDPVARLAGWATPRRVDRGMYEAFRKRFPAIDDIPVVGGVVPANVSVETILSARPDLFVVSLWQPGWESVTGRLNAAGVPVIFLDGPENAARDPAEATSFSIRLLGKAIGREVQAGEFADFVMKRYQAVAERLEGVEQRPNAIIDAHAGALCCATPGAENRLTQFMQLAGGHSIGADTVPGYDGQLSAEYVLGVDPQVYIGTGGPHLAAQGGLVVGGGIDAQAARASLRSVVGRHLLGELTAVREGRAFAVSHQLSISALNVLMLECFAKWTHPDLFAELDPAETLAEINRRFMAVPIEGTFWIGLEDETVRQQP